A segment of the Triticum urartu cultivar G1812 chromosome 1, Tu2.1, whole genome shotgun sequence genome:
CGGAATAGCTACCAACACTTTTATATAGAACAATTCTGCGACGGTCTTCTCCTCTGCAGCTGCTGGAATTCGTATTTGGAAGAAGAAAGGGATTATGTTGTCTGCAATCCTGCAACTAAAGAGTGGATTGTGCTGCCTCCTGTAGTATTTCCAAGTCATGATAAAGTGTGGAGCTACCCGTTGAAAGTCACACCGTTCGTTCACTTAGGTTTCGACGCTGCTGTTCCGTCCCACTTTGCGGTGTTTGCAACCCCTAGCAATGTTGATTATGATTCTGAAGAAGTGGGTATCTACTCATCAAAAACTGGACACTGGACTTACATGCAGAGTAAGTGGGCTTCCGTAGATTATGTGGATCACGCTAGATCCGCACGTGTCTTCCTCAATGGCACCATGCATTTGATTACCCTTTGTAAATCAATATTCACAGTCAACGTTGAGGGGAAAGTTTGGAGGGAGATTCAAATGCCAGATTACATTAGCTCTGATGTTAATGACATGGACTCTGATACTGATGACATGAGCTCTGATGTTTACATTGGGCGGTCTCAGGGACAGTTGTATCTCTGGCACATAGATCATCTCCATGATTGCCAACTCCATATTTGGGTTCTTGAGGATTATGTTACTGGAAAGTGGACCCTAAAGCACACTGTTAAAGTTCTGGAGCTGTTTGGAAGGCATTCTCGCAAAGATGATGAATTCTATCAGATGTTTGCAGTTCATCCAGATTGTGATATTATTTTCCTTACCGACAAGAACATGACATTGTCGTATGACATGGATAATCAGAAAGTGCATGTTATCAGCACTGAAGGCATATATGGTGTGCCTTATATTCCCTGTTTTGAGGAATTGTCATCAGCTGGTCACTAAAGGGTCAGTGGTTGCTATGGGGCATACTCTTCTCGTTTCATGCCATTGCTTAGATATATTTTCGAACTCATATGTCTACAGTTTTGTATACCTTTCTGTTGGTGTTTGGGTGCATATCTTTTGTGGCTTTGAACAATATTTGTCAGCAAAGTCACTATAAGGGTACTGCTTAGATTATGAATGAACCTTGTCAGTTAATCTATTTGCTGTCATGTAATAATAATTATTGTGGCCACTCGTTAGCTCTTGATGTAGGGTAATATAAGACAATGGGAGTGTATTATCTATCTTTGATATCATTTGCATTTTCACGTTTTTATTTCCACTTGTTTATGCAAGTAAATGTCTTCAGTGTACAGGTTGTTATCCATCAAAGTTAGCTCTGTTTCTGTGTCTTTGTATGAGCTGAGAATAGATGGTTATCTGTGGAATAAATGTTCAATATTGCAGCATATGGAGGTAAGGGTGAAGAAATATTGGTTTTCTTTTGTGTAGCCCGCATGGCTTTCGATTGATGGTGTTCAGAATTTGGAAGCTAAACAAAACTCAAAATCATAATTTTTGCATATTCTTTGTTTGGCACAGGAGGGAGGACTTTATGAGAGGAAAATGATAACATGGTTCACTCATTGATATGTTTGTAGTAAGAGAGACT
Coding sequences within it:
- the LOC125539412 gene encoding uncharacterized protein LOC125539412 — encoded protein: MAARCRATQWRPSAATRTPRPILRRRSPTILRKGIGNPNKPFMSFTGEEAEAGAGAEPPRGRPRGDPFASALQVPLPLQVRVQAVARPLLRPEHPQEVATDPLRLLLLPTQTAQFPQFVWETFACRRPISRFAFLRNSYQHFYIEQFCDGLLLCSCWNSYLEEERDYVVCNPATKEWIVLPPVVFPSHDKVWSYPLKVTPFVHLGFDAAVPSHFAVFATPSNVDYDSEEVGIYSSKTGHWTYMQSKWASVDYVDHARSARVFLNGTMHLITLCKSIFTVNVEGKVWREIQMPDYISSDVNDMDSDTDDMSSDVYIGRSQGQLYLWHIDHLHDCQLHIWVLEDYVTGKWTLKHTVKVLELFGRHSRKDDEFYQMFAVHPDCDIIFLTDKNMTLSYDMDNQKVHVISTEGIYGVPYIPCFEELSSAGH